ATTTCTTGTATATAAACTTTGGAAGTCTGCTTTTTGGTCTAAAAGTTATTGTCTTTTAACAGTGGGCGGTGCTTAGAAATTCTTAAAGAATATATAAAGTCTCAAGGTAGTGATAAAAATGCTTCAAACTTACAAATTTCGCATTTACCCTACGAACGAACAAAAAGAAAAATTAAATAAGCATTTTGGTTCTACAAGATTTA
This window of the Marinitoga litoralis genome carries:
- a CDS encoding helix-turn-helix domain-containing protein; the protein is MLQTYKFRIYPTNEQKEKLNKHFGSTRF